One genomic segment of [Phormidium] sp. ETS-05 includes these proteins:
- a CDS encoding GAF domain-containing protein, with product MTAASPNHQWDHNGGTVIDVTPQVEAKNMRSQSAPKQAASTHASSGASSGASSALTTTQGTFSAFLAPLTQDTFKKVVTDVESKLQVVNQTLSMLDSLLDSQGFDSILDEMLRSITLKTGELLAADRTTIFLLDEEKNELWSIVAKGEGGGTLEIRIPADKGIAGEVATLKTVVNIPFDFFDDPRSAESKKFYKKSGYRTYTMLCLPLLSEKGELVAVVQLLNKLKKVHDVEAPLCDKIDTKGFSEEDERVFEEFAPSIRLILESSRSFYKASQRQRAAAALMAATQSLSKSSLDLEETLRRVMDEAKQLMNADRSTLWLIDHDRNELWTKIPIGGVLKELRIPRSAGFAGQVAVSGEPLNIAFDLYDHPGSETSKKTDKTTGYRTCSLLCMPVFNGDGELIGVTQLLNKKKQGDFPPYDASNWPEAPECWKASFNRADQEFMEAFNTQAGVALQNAKLFATVKQQEQLQRDILRSLTNGVISTDKKGVVISGNETARKLLGLAEGERLEGIAAAELVSIKEADFRQRFQSALEPSDEKARNQYYPEQTLLAKNGEEHSINLSINSIVDANDAKNVYGALVVIDDISDEKRLKSTMYRYMTQEVAEALLASGETGLGGKKKDVSVLFSDIRSYTTLTEKLSAEEVVDMLNEYFERMVDAVFKYKGTLDKYIGDALMAVFGSPLPLADHEWCSVQTAVDMRLRLAKFNAERKAAGKMQISIGIGIHADEVVSGNIGSSKRMELTSIGDGVNLASRLEGTSKIYGTDIVISQKTYEKCRDKVWARELDFITVKGKSEPVKIYELVGLRSGPLGGDLTQKQHDLIGHYHQGRDYYLKRQFASALREFGQVLELDPNNKGASLHMERCQHFLVSPPGDDWNGVEKLTEK from the coding sequence ATGACAGCTGCATCTCCGAATCATCAGTGGGACCACAATGGCGGCACCGTCATTGATGTGACTCCCCAAGTAGAAGCGAAAAATATGCGCTCCCAGTCTGCCCCCAAACAGGCTGCATCTACTCATGCCAGTAGTGGTGCAAGTAGTGGTGCAAGTAGTGCATTGACCACTACACAAGGGACTTTTTCGGCGTTTCTCGCCCCTCTCACCCAGGATACTTTTAAAAAAGTAGTTACGGATGTAGAGAGTAAACTCCAGGTTGTGAATCAAACCCTGTCCATGTTGGACAGTTTGCTGGATTCCCAGGGTTTTGACTCGATTCTGGATGAGATGCTGCGCTCCATTACCCTGAAAACTGGGGAATTGCTGGCGGCAGACCGCACGACAATTTTTTTATTAGATGAGGAAAAGAACGAACTTTGGTCGATCGTGGCGAAGGGAGAAGGCGGGGGGACTTTAGAAATTAGAATCCCTGCTGACAAAGGCATCGCCGGGGAAGTGGCCACATTGAAAACTGTAGTTAACATCCCTTTTGATTTTTTTGATGACCCTCGCTCCGCTGAATCGAAAAAGTTTTACAAAAAAAGTGGCTATCGCACCTATACCATGCTCTGTTTACCTTTGTTGAGCGAAAAAGGCGAGCTGGTGGCAGTGGTACAGTTACTGAATAAGCTCAAGAAAGTCCATGACGTAGAAGCTCCCTTGTGCGACAAAATCGACACGAAAGGCTTCTCTGAGGAAGACGAGCGGGTGTTTGAGGAGTTTGCCCCCTCAATTCGCTTGATTTTGGAGTCTTCCCGGTCTTTCTATAAGGCATCCCAGCGGCAGCGGGCAGCGGCGGCTCTGATGGCGGCGACTCAATCTTTGAGTAAGAGCAGCCTTGACCTGGAGGAAACTCTCCGCCGGGTGATGGATGAAGCAAAGCAGCTTATGAATGCCGATCGCAGCACTCTGTGGCTCATCGACCACGATCGGAATGAGCTGTGGACGAAAATCCCCATTGGCGGCGTGCTAAAAGAACTGCGCATCCCCAGAAGTGCCGGTTTTGCAGGGCAAGTGGCTGTCAGTGGCGAACCTTTAAACATCGCTTTTGACTTGTACGACCATCCCGGCTCGGAGACTTCTAAAAAAACCGACAAAACCACGGGATATAGGACTTGCAGCTTGCTATGTATGCCGGTGTTTAACGGTGATGGCGAGTTAATTGGGGTGACGCAGCTACTGAATAAAAAGAAACAGGGTGATTTCCCGCCTTACGATGCCAGTAACTGGCCCGAGGCTCCCGAATGCTGGAAAGCTAGTTTCAACCGCGCTGACCAAGAGTTTATGGAGGCGTTTAACACTCAAGCCGGGGTGGCTTTGCAAAATGCCAAGTTGTTCGCCACGGTGAAACAGCAAGAACAGCTCCAGAGAGATATCCTGCGCAGTCTCACCAACGGGGTTATCTCTACGGATAAAAAGGGTGTGGTGATTTCTGGGAATGAAACCGCGAGAAAGTTGCTCGGGTTGGCAGAGGGGGAACGTCTCGAAGGCATCGCAGCGGCAGAATTAGTCTCCATCAAAGAGGCGGATTTTCGCCAGCGTTTCCAGTCGGCTTTGGAACCGAGCGATGAAAAAGCCCGCAACCAGTATTATCCAGAGCAAACTCTGCTGGCCAAAAACGGTGAGGAACACAGCATCAACCTGTCCATCAACTCGATCGTTGATGCTAATGATGCTAAAAATGTTTATGGTGCCCTGGTCGTCATCGATGACATCAGCGATGAAAAGCGGCTCAAGAGTACCATGTACCGTTACATGACCCAAGAAGTGGCCGAAGCCCTCCTCGCCAGCGGGGAGACCGGGTTAGGCGGCAAGAAAAAAGATGTATCCGTGTTGTTCTCAGATATTCGCAGCTACACCACCTTAACGGAAAAACTCAGCGCCGAAGAAGTGGTGGATATGCTTAACGAATACTTTGAGCGCATGGTGGATGCGGTCTTTAAGTACAAAGGCACTCTGGATAAATACATCGGCGATGCTCTGATGGCGGTTTTCGGTTCTCCCCTACCTCTGGCAGACCACGAGTGGTGTTCGGTGCAAACTGCTGTGGATATGCGCCTGCGTCTGGCTAAATTCAATGCTGAACGCAAGGCAGCCGGGAAGATGCAAATCAGCATCGGTATCGGGATCCACGCTGATGAGGTGGTCAGCGGTAACATCGGCTCTAGCAAGCGGATGGAACTGACCAGTATCGGCGATGGTGTCAACCTCGCCTCCCGTCTGGAAGGCACTAGCAAGATCTATGGCACCGACATCGTGATTAGCCAAAAAACCTATGAAAAATGCCGGGATAAGGTCTGGGCGAGGGAACTCGACTTTATCACTGTCAAAGGTAAAAGCGAGCCGGTGAAAATCTATGAACTGGTGGGCCTCCGTTCTGGTCCCCTCGGTGGCGATCTCACCCAGAAACAGCACGACCTGATCGGGCATTACCACCAAGGACGGGATTATTACCTCAAACGTCAGTTTGCTAGTGCTTTGCGGGAGTTCGGACAAGTGCTGGAACTTGACCCGAACAACAAAGGAGCATCCTTGCATATGGAGCGCTGCCAGCATTTCCTCGTTTCCCCTCCAGGAGATGACTGGAATGGGGTCGAGAAGCTGACGGAAAAGTAG